From a single Microcoleus sp. FACHB-672 genomic region:
- a CDS encoding pentapeptide repeat-containing protein — MNTNELVSAHELLSRHAQGERDFRGAQLQRANFRAVNLNRTNLKGANLKAANLTMATLVGTNLSEADLSGAILSQAKMIETNLCRSILSGAIMIQADLSGSSLSGAIMHKTDLSHSILTGASFVGADLSGANLTESVWISAALSRAILIGVNGSRANLNRAVFSEANLTEANLSRASMIRAYLSRANLKGANLTQVNLTEADLRQADLSGANLSGANLSGADLSMANLNGANLRGVDLRGCNLTGSNLSGLLLSGTNLSGAEMTRADLRLANLSGANLSGANLLEADLRDANLSRANLCGAGLLLTYLSGANLTQANLTGTNLIGANLSGACLHEAILGGAILPNGATHS, encoded by the coding sequence ATGAATACTAATGAACTTGTGAGTGCTCATGAACTTTTAAGTCGCCACGCACAAGGAGAACGAGATTTTCGAGGAGCGCAGTTGCAGCGAGCCAACTTCAGAGCGGTTAATTTGAATCGAACCAATCTTAAAGGAGCCAATCTCAAAGCTGCTAACTTAACAATGGCTACACTTGTCGGCACCAACTTGAGCGAGGCTGATCTGAGTGGGGCTATTCTGTCTCAAGCAAAAATGATTGAAACCAATCTGTGCCGGTCTATTCTGAGCGGGGCAATTATGATCCAAGCTGACTTGAGTGGGTCTAGCCTGAGTGGGGCTATCATGCACAAAACAGACCTGAGCCACAGCATTCTCACAGGTGCCAGCTTTGTCGGTGCGGATTTAAGTGGAGCGAACCTAACCGAGAGTGTTTGGATTTCAGCCGCTTTAAGCCGAGCGATTTTAATTGGAGTTAATGGCAGTCGGGCAAACCTAAATCGGGCTGTGTTCAGTGAAGCTAACTTGACAGAGGCTAACTTGAGTAGAGCGAGTATGATTCGGGCTTATTTGAGTCGCGCCAATTTGAAGGGTGCCAATCTCACTCAGGTAAATTTGACTGAGGCGGATCTGCGGCAGGCTGACTTAAGTGGGGCGAACCTGAGTGGAGCTAATCTCAGCGGGGCCGATCTCAGTATGGCGAATCTTAATGGAGCCAATCTCAGGGGTGTAGACTTGCGCGGTTGCAACTTGACTGGATCAAATCTGAGCGGACTGTTGCTAAGTGGGACAAACCTCAGTGGTGCAGAAATGACGCGAGCCGATTTGCGTTTAGCCAATCTCTCAGGCGCGAATTTATCGGGCGCGAATCTACTGGAAGCAGACTTGCGGGATGCCAACCTGAGTCGGGCAAATCTTTGTGGAGCCGGCTTGCTGCTAACCTATCTCAGCGGTGCTAACTTAACTCAGGCGAATCTGACTGGAACTAATTTGATAGGAGCAAACCTGAGTGGTGCTTGCTTGCATGAGGCCATTCTTGGTGGAGCAATCTTACCGAACGGAGCCACTCACAGTTAG
- the speD gene encoding adenosylmethionine decarboxylase — MKQMGTHLVVDAWQCPAELLNDPERIRRALIDAISAGGATLIDMCVHQFSPHGVTATATLAESHIAIHTWPEYGYFAADLFFCGAGEPKLAMQVLKDALQAEQVTMRETPRGFYPEMGMEEPVCSETYSTLPLKAGVIN; from the coding sequence ATGAAACAAATGGGAACCCATCTGGTTGTTGATGCTTGGCAGTGCCCTGCAGAGCTTCTCAACGATCCTGAACGCATCCGCCGCGCCCTAATAGATGCGATTTCAGCTGGAGGCGCTACTCTCATTGATATGTGTGTTCACCAGTTCAGTCCACACGGTGTCACGGCAACAGCCACGTTGGCTGAATCTCATATCGCCATCCATACTTGGCCAGAATATGGATATTTTGCTGCTGATTTATTCTTCTGTGGGGCAGGAGAGCCTAAACTGGCGATGCAGGTGCTCAAAGACGCTCTTCAAGCTGAGCAGGTAACAATGCGAGAGACCCCGCGTGGCTTTTATCCAGAGATGGGTATGGAAGAGCCTGTTTGTTCCGAAACTTATTCGACCCTTCCTCTTAAAGCCGGTGTAATTAATTAG
- a CDS encoding TIGR02921 family PEP-CTERM protein: protein MKDRLNALFQVIFWLWNLTFLLLTYLGILPLIGPALIEATFTGLIPSEFLITLIALIAVPTACTAMGGWRFHNQPLQLMRLFYGVEAPLFALCLLRFFILRELTPASTLILGTLVVCVAAFLLELLYGYAERHPALAWAQLIAHSLMLIVGLYAGLLLLFYAVPAAPFVVFGVFGFLGELWRILTSEPLLFLNYAFTAFLLVLLFGITCTLFLAMPSLLASSYIQSGYRILLTFAGQNGRTRAFAGSLGVVTAWMILFISFQQQPQIQAFELLDKPAATDNTRAELVAKSDTIRTGLLNAYLSSYRYLSTIQESNQIRVMYEKTFNTPQPVSQFLQDSYNRLMSPFLYNGSRQDIKKAEKLYADFFDKPIQKGEQEAVLHALKSTVNRDEAKAGLLNIGQKKVWLQTQEVTVKPHGDWADVELYEVYKNQTTDVEEVLYYFSLPESAVLTGVWLGDTNDRAKRFPFTVSPRGAAQKVYNQQVNRARPVDPALLEQVGPRHYRLRAFPVPAPLTTWERNNSTQRPTEMNLWLTYQVIREEKGWPLPVLGEKRNIFWTKNTQRIRNGQTVKDFQDSWLEAYLPADGQDKPASHQVNLPDGSRITAKPLAEKDYTLPQGKRFAVVVDTSRSMAAHTQQLSETFKWLKDRGFADNNAANNDADLYITASTGKQPQRIDDLQKFDVGKMPLYGTLQLKEMLRQFVQLRGDIAYDGILVVTDEGSYELSDDSKEVPVMPAPAWMVHLGAMPPAYDDATLKAIQDSGGGVATNLPEVLERMATKAALGPSAVSVVDGYAWVREKPVSETPKPQPGNKAKATPENKAQTASNTGFEPLAARQLVLGLSKTIKGNEISQLDAIHAIAKNFKIVTPYSSMIVLVNDEQRKALKEAEADLNRFDRQVEDGNEQLETPNNPLNASVPEPGTVIGLAAGTVMLIVARQRRRFKSRI, encoded by the coding sequence ATGAAAGATCGGCTTAATGCCTTATTCCAAGTCATTTTTTGGCTTTGGAATCTTACCTTTCTGTTGCTGACTTACCTAGGAATACTGCCCTTAATAGGGCCGGCATTGATCGAGGCAACCTTCACCGGCTTGATTCCCAGTGAATTCCTTATCACCCTCATTGCCCTAATTGCAGTGCCAACTGCCTGCACAGCCATGGGAGGGTGGCGTTTTCACAATCAACCCCTACAGCTAATGCGTCTATTTTATGGCGTAGAAGCACCGCTGTTTGCCCTGTGCCTGCTCCGCTTCTTTATTTTGCGCGAACTCACCCCTGCCAGCACCTTAATACTTGGCACCTTAGTTGTGTGTGTCGCAGCTTTCCTCCTCGAACTCCTCTATGGCTATGCTGAACGTCATCCAGCACTCGCTTGGGCGCAACTGATCGCCCACAGCTTGATGCTGATCGTCGGCCTCTATGCCGGCCTTTTGCTGCTATTTTATGCTGTGCCGGCAGCCCCTTTTGTCGTATTCGGTGTCTTCGGATTTTTAGGCGAACTTTGGCGAATACTCACTTCAGAACCCCTGCTTTTTTTAAACTACGCCTTTACCGCCTTTCTCCTGGTTCTCCTGTTTGGCATTACTTGTACCTTATTTCTTGCCATGCCCTCATTATTGGCAAGTTCCTACATTCAATCTGGCTATCGCATTTTACTCACCTTTGCCGGCCAAAATGGGCGAACCCGCGCTTTTGCCGGCTCTCTAGGCGTCGTCACAGCCTGGATGATCTTATTCATCTCATTTCAACAACAGCCACAAATACAGGCATTTGAACTACTAGATAAGCCGGCTGCGACTGACAACACGAGAGCAGAACTTGTAGCCAAATCCGATACCATTCGCACCGGCTTACTCAACGCTTACTTGTCTTCCTACCGCTATCTCAGCACAATCCAAGAAAGTAACCAGATTCGGGTGATGTATGAAAAGACCTTTAATACCCCTCAACCCGTCTCACAATTTTTACAAGATAGCTACAATCGGCTGATGTCACCGTTTTTGTACAACGGCTCTCGCCAAGATATCAAAAAAGCTGAAAAACTCTACGCCGATTTTTTTGACAAACCCATTCAAAAAGGCGAACAAGAAGCAGTTCTTCACGCCTTAAAATCTACCGTCAATCGGGACGAAGCCAAAGCAGGACTTCTGAATATTGGTCAGAAAAAAGTTTGGCTGCAAACCCAAGAAGTCACCGTAAAACCTCACGGCGATTGGGCAGATGTAGAACTTTACGAAGTCTATAAAAACCAAACGACAGATGTTGAAGAAGTTCTTTATTACTTCTCACTACCAGAAAGCGCCGTTCTAACCGGCGTCTGGTTGGGTGATACAAATGATCGAGCCAAGCGTTTCCCCTTCACCGTTTCACCTCGTGGGGCTGCTCAAAAAGTCTATAACCAACAAGTAAACCGCGCTCGGCCTGTCGATCCAGCACTTCTCGAACAAGTGGGGCCACGCCATTACCGGCTGCGAGCATTTCCAGTTCCCGCACCATTAACAACTTGGGAGCGTAACAACTCAACCCAGCGTCCAACCGAAATGAATTTGTGGCTGACTTATCAAGTGATACGAGAAGAAAAGGGTTGGCCACTGCCAGTTTTAGGAGAAAAACGGAATATCTTTTGGACGAAAAATACTCAGCGCATCCGCAATGGACAAACGGTTAAAGATTTCCAAGATAGCTGGCTAGAAGCTTATTTGCCGGCAGATGGACAGGACAAGCCGGCATCCCATCAAGTTAATTTACCAGATGGCTCCCGCATTACCGCAAAGCCGTTAGCAGAAAAAGATTACACTTTGCCTCAAGGGAAGCGCTTTGCAGTTGTTGTCGATACTTCGCGCAGTATGGCTGCTCATACTCAGCAGCTAAGCGAGACATTCAAGTGGTTAAAAGATCGGGGTTTTGCTGATAATAACGCTGCCAATAATGATGCAGATTTATATATAACTGCATCCACAGGTAAGCAACCCCAGCGCATCGACGATCTGCAAAAATTTGATGTAGGGAAGATGCCGCTTTATGGCACACTCCAACTGAAGGAAATGCTGCGGCAATTTGTACAATTGCGAGGCGATATTGCCTACGATGGCATTTTAGTTGTGACGGATGAAGGCAGTTATGAACTATCCGATGACAGTAAAGAAGTGCCGGTGATGCCGGCACCGGCATGGATGGTGCATTTAGGCGCAATGCCACCGGCTTATGATGATGCCACGTTAAAAGCTATTCAAGATAGCGGTGGAGGCGTTGCTACCAACCTGCCAGAAGTCTTAGAACGAATGGCAACCAAAGCCGCTTTAGGGCCATCTGCGGTGAGTGTGGTGGATGGTTATGCCTGGGTTAGGGAAAAGCCGGTGAGTGAAACCCCTAAGCCACAACCAGGAAACAAAGCTAAGGCGACACCAGAAAACAAAGCTCAGACGGCTTCAAACACCGGCTTTGAACCCCTAGCCGCGCGGCAGTTAGTTTTAGGGTTGAGCAAGACGATCAAGGGAAACGAAATTTCTCAACTTGATGCGATTCATGCAATCGCTAAAAACTTCAAGATAGTCACTCCCTACTCGTCGATGATTGTATTGGTCAACGATGAGCAACGCAAAGCGCTCAAAGAAGCTGAAGCCGATCTCAACCGTTTTGATCGGCAAGTGGAAGATGGGAATGAGCAGTTGGAGACACCAAACAATCCTTTAAACGCCAGTGTCCCTGAACCTGGAACAGTTATCGGTTTAGCTGCCGGCACAGTGATGTTGATTGTCGCGCGTCAACGACGCCGGTTCAAGTCACGGATATAA
- the queF gene encoding preQ(1) synthase: MSHSLTQQDLSPESSTGTQTPEMKYGERNIAEGNLIVFPNPRVGRRYNINITLPEFTCKCPFSGYPDFATIHITYVPDQSVVELKAIKLYINSYRDRYISHEESVNQILDDFVAACDPLEVTIKGDFSPRGNVHTVIEVHHQKPVEA, encoded by the coding sequence ATGAGCCATTCCCTAACCCAACAAGATTTATCGCCGGAATCTAGCACCGGCACTCAAACTCCCGAAATGAAGTACGGCGAACGCAATATTGCCGAGGGAAACCTGATTGTTTTCCCCAACCCACGAGTGGGACGCCGGTACAACATCAACATTACTTTGCCAGAGTTTACCTGCAAATGTCCGTTTTCTGGCTATCCAGACTTCGCCACGATCCACATCACTTATGTACCCGATCAATCTGTGGTGGAACTCAAAGCGATCAAGCTGTATATTAACAGCTACCGTGATCGCTACATCTCTCACGAAGAATCGGTGAATCAAATCTTGGATGATTTCGTTGCCGCTTGTGATCCGCTTGAGGTCACAATTAAGGGAGATTTTTCACCTCGCGGCAACGTTCACACGGTTATAGAAGTGCATCATCAGAAGCCGGTTGAGGCATAA
- a CDS encoding PAS domain S-box protein: MDKPDPSKNIMNELALTESELKAFFNLSSDVFCTIGPHGYFQTVNWAWERILGWTSADWREQPWIEFVHPDDIAASLSALEKCSTGSICHFENRYRNKTGLYLWLSWSVMRDENQILYANASDITGSKRLKRQLSGLQERLNAFFAAAPVGLAILDKQLRFVQINQTLAQLNGMPVSKHLGKTYRQVTPQLAPAVEPLLKRILASNTNLIKSELTSESLSDIQQKRHWQTSIFSIEDGEGELSGIGTIVMEITEVKQVEEQLRHRLAIEEMIARISKLFVSPQVKLNQVLQLLGEVICASRAHIYQITEDGCRMDRTFEWRAATTQGQIEPLRTLNTAEFPWWMRQLKSRQIIIIPDTLTMPAEAAAEQEMLRTQHIRSLLAVPIYSTTGTLIGFMGFDDTQKKRTWLAEDVRALQIVSEMIACDWARKQAETELHQVNRTLRVLSACNQAVVRATEETELLDDICRLIVEVGGYTSAWVSEEKKLLPASEKPSSSAIYTSQPMIVKNNPNTLDDTASNWEGHDRSDAALISLPLIAGERTLGALNIYADRADAFDDEELQLLTELARDLAYGIVSLRTQIEHRQTEEALRKSEAVNRAILTAIPDAMFRSTKDGTYIDFIPAQNFEMLAPPQAFLGKKVSQVLPAQLAEQFTHSIEQVLQTGETDILEYQLMQNGLMRHYEARTVVSGYDEVLSMVRDITESKRTQAALQDSEELHRITLSNISDALFITDDTGTLIYVGPSIAHTFNYSVSEAYALGNVAKLLGENLFDVNQLDSLGEIRNIERQIKDKFGNSHFMLVSVKRVSIKQGTVLYTCRDITERKQTKQALLRVRAAVESAGDAIAIFDIADTPVYLNPAFAELFEYSCEQLKAAGGSAVVFAEPSLATQVFDRVRKGNSWRGEVQMHSRTGTRHPVLLRADAIKDETGQIAGLLGIFTDISQRVRAEAALRQSERRLSAVLENMPVMMDAFDISGNIIVWNRECERVTGYQASEMVGNPQWLEILCPDPAYRALMMAEWQQRGNNYRDWEWKFTCKDGSVRTVAWSNVSEQVPLPGWVAWGIGVDVTERQQAEAEIRRLNDELEQRVIERTRALQATNQELEAFSYSVSHDLRAPLRSINGFSQALLEDYGETLDATGKDYLSRVCAATARMGQLIDDLLSLSRVTRRELHFSPVNLTTVAQNVAAELLRTQPQRPVEFKIAEDLFTSGDAQLLRVMLENLLGNAWKFTSKRPHARIEFGVCPLSCVPVLPAIANDNGEISLCQSVYFVRDDGAGFDMAYADKLFGPFQRLHAMADFEGTGIGLATVQRIIHLHGGFVWAESAVEQGATFYFTLQCGV, encoded by the coding sequence ATGGACAAACCCGATCCGAGTAAAAATATTATGAACGAACTAGCCTTGACAGAGTCGGAATTAAAAGCCTTTTTCAACCTGTCATCAGATGTATTTTGTACGATCGGGCCGCACGGGTATTTCCAGACAGTCAACTGGGCGTGGGAAAGAATTTTAGGATGGACATCGGCAGACTGGCGTGAACAGCCTTGGATCGAGTTCGTACATCCGGATGATATAGCAGCCAGCTTAAGTGCGCTAGAAAAGTGTAGCACCGGCAGCATTTGCCACTTTGAAAATCGCTATCGCAACAAAACCGGCCTGTATCTGTGGCTGTCTTGGAGCGTCATGAGAGATGAAAATCAAATTCTTTATGCCAACGCCAGCGATATCACCGGCAGCAAACGATTAAAGCGGCAATTATCCGGACTTCAAGAACGCCTCAACGCATTTTTTGCCGCCGCCCCTGTCGGCTTAGCAATTTTAGACAAACAGTTGCGCTTTGTTCAAATTAATCAAACCCTAGCACAGCTCAATGGGATGCCGGTGAGCAAACATCTTGGCAAAACCTACCGGCAAGTCACGCCCCAACTCGCACCGGCTGTTGAGCCACTGCTGAAGAGAATACTCGCCAGTAATACCAACCTGATCAAAAGTGAACTCACCAGTGAATCCCTCAGCGATATTCAGCAAAAGCGTCACTGGCAAACCTCGATCTTTTCCATCGAAGACGGCGAAGGGGAACTCAGTGGCATTGGCACCATTGTCATGGAAATTACGGAAGTCAAGCAAGTCGAAGAACAGCTGCGTCACCGGCTTGCCATTGAAGAAATGATCGCCCGCATTTCCAAATTGTTCGTCTCGCCTCAAGTTAAACTCAATCAAGTTCTCCAACTGCTGGGAGAAGTGATCTGCGCCTCCCGCGCTCACATCTATCAAATTACCGAAGACGGCTGCAGAATGGACAGAACCTTTGAATGGCGTGCTGCCACAACTCAAGGGCAAATTGAGCCACTTCGCACGCTCAACACTGCCGAGTTTCCTTGGTGGATGCGGCAACTTAAGAGCCGGCAAATCATCATCATTCCAGATACGCTCACCATGCCGGCAGAAGCGGCTGCCGAACAAGAAATGTTGCGAACGCAACATATCCGCTCCCTGTTAGCCGTTCCCATCTATTCCACCACCGGCACGCTCATCGGCTTCATGGGATTTGATGACACCCAAAAAAAACGCACATGGTTGGCTGAAGATGTGCGGGCGCTACAAATTGTGAGTGAGATGATAGCCTGCGACTGGGCGCGAAAGCAGGCAGAAACAGAACTGCACCAAGTTAACCGCACACTTAGAGTCTTAAGCGCCTGCAACCAGGCAGTCGTCCGCGCCACCGAGGAAACCGAGTTACTAGACGATATCTGCCGGCTGATCGTAGAAGTGGGCGGTTATACTTCTGCGTGGGTAAGTGAGGAGAAAAAGCTCTTACCGGCTTCAGAAAAGCCAAGCAGTTCGGCCATTTATACCAGCCAACCTATGATTGTCAAAAATAACCCAAACACCCTTGATGACACAGCATCGAACTGGGAAGGGCACGATCGCAGCGATGCCGCACTTATTTCTCTGCCATTGATTGCCGGTGAACGCACGTTGGGAGCGCTTAACATTTACGCAGATCGAGCCGATGCCTTCGATGATGAAGAGTTACAACTACTAACAGAACTTGCCAGAGATTTAGCCTATGGCATCGTGTCACTGCGAACGCAAATTGAACACCGGCAAACCGAGGAAGCCCTTCGCAAAAGTGAAGCAGTGAATCGAGCTATTCTGACTGCCATCCCGGATGCCATGTTTCGCAGTACCAAAGATGGTACTTATATCGACTTCATTCCAGCGCAAAACTTCGAGATGTTAGCCCCTCCCCAGGCGTTTTTGGGCAAAAAAGTATCGCAAGTGTTGCCGGCTCAACTAGCAGAACAATTCACCCATAGCATCGAGCAAGTTCTGCAAACCGGCGAGACAGATATCCTGGAATACCAGCTGATGCAAAATGGCCTGATGCGGCATTACGAAGCGCGAACGGTTGTGAGCGGATATGATGAAGTTCTGTCAATGGTGCGCGACATTACCGAGAGCAAGCGTACCCAAGCAGCGCTGCAAGACTCAGAAGAACTTCATCGCATCACACTCAGCAACATTTCCGATGCCCTCTTCATCACCGATGACACCGGCACGTTGATCTATGTCGGTCCCAGTATTGCCCACACATTCAACTACTCTGTGTCAGAAGCTTATGCGTTAGGCAACGTTGCTAAGTTGCTGGGCGAGAATTTGTTCGATGTAAATCAGCTGGACAGCTTGGGAGAAATCCGCAATATTGAGCGCCAGATTAAAGATAAGTTCGGCAATTCCCATTTCATGCTTGTCAGTGTCAAGCGCGTTTCCATCAAACAAGGAACTGTGCTCTATACCTGCCGGGACATTACTGAGCGCAAACAGACAAAGCAAGCGCTTTTGCGCGTTAGAGCAGCCGTTGAAAGTGCCGGCGATGCGATTGCGATTTTTGATATTGCCGACACGCCGGTTTACCTTAATCCAGCGTTTGCCGAGCTATTTGAATACAGTTGCGAACAGCTAAAAGCAGCTGGAGGATCGGCAGTCGTTTTTGCTGAACCCTCCCTGGCAACTCAAGTATTTGATCGCGTCAGAAAGGGTAATTCTTGGCGGGGTGAAGTGCAGATGCACAGCCGCACCGGCACTCGTCATCCGGTTTTGCTTCGCGCTGACGCCATTAAGGATGAAACCGGCCAAATCGCCGGACTATTAGGGATTTTTACCGATATTTCCCAACGAGTCCGAGCAGAAGCCGCCTTGCGGCAAAGTGAGCGGCGCTTGAGTGCGGTGCTGGAGAATATGCCGGTGATGATGGATGCCTTTGATATATCGGGGAATATTATCGTTTGGAACCGCGAATGCGAACGAGTCACCGGCTACCAGGCATCGGAGATGGTTGGCAACCCGCAATGGCTAGAAATCTTGTGTCCAGATCCCGCCTATCGCGCCCTCATGATGGCCGAATGGCAACAACGTGGCAACAATTATCGAGACTGGGAGTGGAAATTTACCTGTAAAGATGGCAGTGTGAGAACGGTTGCGTGGTCTAACGTTTCTGAACAGGTTCCCCTTCCGGGATGGGTGGCTTGGGGTATTGGAGTGGACGTTACCGAGCGTCAACAAGCGGAAGCGGAAATTCGCCGGCTCAATGATGAACTTGAACAGCGAGTCATTGAACGCACGCGAGCACTGCAAGCCACCAACCAAGAGCTAGAAGCTTTTAGTTACTCAGTCTCTCACGATTTGCGAGCGCCCCTGCGGAGTATTAACGGCTTCAGTCAGGCGCTTTTAGAAGACTATGGGGAAACCCTAGATGCCACCGGCAAAGATTACCTCAGTCGTGTCTGTGCTGCCACTGCTCGAATGGGTCAGCTAATTGATGATTTACTGAGCTTGTCCCGTGTGACGCGCCGGGAACTTCATTTTTCACCCGTAAATTTAACCACTGTTGCCCAGAATGTGGCAGCAGAACTGCTGAGGACACAACCGCAACGCCCAGTCGAGTTTAAAATCGCAGAAGACCTCTTTACCAGTGGGGACGCTCAACTGCTGCGGGTGATGTTAGAAAACTTGCTGGGCAATGCCTGGAAGTTTACCAGCAAGCGCCCCCATGCTCGCATCGAATTTGGGGTTTGTCCGCTTTCCTGCGTTCCAGTTCTCCCCGCCATTGCGAATGACAACGGAGAAATAAGCCTTTGCCAATCGGTGTATTTTGTCCGCGACGATGGTGCCGGTTTTGATATGGCTTATGCAGATAAACTTTTTGGCCCTTTCCAGCGGCTTCATGCAATGGCTGATTTTGAAGGCACCGGCATTGGACTCGCAACAGTTCAGCGCATTATTCATCTTCACGGCGGTTTTGTCTGGGCTGAATCTGCGGTGGAGCAAGGCGCAACGTTTTATTTTACCTTGCAATGTGGGGTGTAA